The following coding sequences lie in one Tichowtungia aerotolerans genomic window:
- a CDS encoding aldo/keto reductase, producing the protein MSSRRSFIRRMTTFTGALMCRDVFSASAPLLADRWGALLPQRALGRTGERITMLGVGGFHIGWTSERDAQEVIETAIAGGVRFFDTAHNYGKGLSEERYGQFLVPKYRDDIFLMTKSQAADRDGVLREFDLSRKRLGVDSVDLLQLHSLKTPDDVVSRIDNGVLDALTQILESGGTRYVGFTGHQNPYAHLEMLKRVPEQSLFSTLQMPINPVDGASEHSFVRQVLPDAVEQGLGVLAMKTLADGRFFDRKEVNGKVRWQSDTPVIPTALSVSDALQFAWSLPISTLITGAENKGLLEEKIELARSFSVLTDADRQKLLEQVLVVPNRTAVEYYKQVG; encoded by the coding sequence ATGAGTTCTAGACGCAGTTTCATTCGCAGGATGACAACCTTTACCGGCGCATTGATGTGCCGCGATGTGTTTTCGGCCTCTGCTCCTCTTTTGGCCGATCGGTGGGGAGCGCTGCTGCCGCAGCGTGCATTAGGCCGAACCGGTGAGCGGATCACCATGCTGGGAGTGGGTGGATTTCATATCGGCTGGACCTCGGAACGCGATGCTCAGGAAGTAATCGAAACGGCTATCGCCGGAGGAGTTCGATTTTTCGATACGGCCCATAACTATGGAAAAGGACTCAGTGAAGAGCGTTATGGACAGTTTCTGGTTCCAAAATATCGTGACGATATTTTCCTGATGACCAAGTCTCAGGCCGCAGACCGCGACGGAGTGCTTCGGGAATTTGACCTGTCCCGAAAACGTCTGGGTGTGGATTCTGTGGACTTGCTGCAGCTTCATTCTCTGAAAACACCGGATGATGTCGTTTCACGGATCGATAACGGTGTTCTGGACGCACTGACTCAAATTCTGGAATCCGGCGGAACGCGTTACGTTGGCTTTACCGGACACCAAAACCCGTATGCCCATCTTGAAATGCTGAAACGCGTTCCCGAACAGTCACTGTTTTCCACGCTTCAAATGCCGATCAATCCAGTTGATGGCGCTTCCGAGCACAGTTTTGTCCGCCAGGTCCTTCCGGATGCTGTTGAGCAGGGGCTTGGCGTTTTGGCAATGAAAACGCTGGCGGACGGCCGTTTTTTCGACCGTAAGGAAGTGAATGGAAAGGTTCGCTGGCAAAGTGATACGCCGGTTATTCCAACGGCTCTTTCCGTTTCCGATGCACTTCAGTTTGCCTGGTCTCTTCCGATCAGCACGTTGATTACCGGAGCAGAAAACAAAGGCCTGCTGGAAGAAAAAATCGAACTGGCCCGCTCATTTTCAGTGTTGACGGATGCTGACCGCCAAAAACTGCTCGAACAGGTTCTGGTCGTTCCAAATCGTACTGCAGTTGAGTATTACAAACAGGTTGGTTAG
- a CDS encoding HAD family hydrolase: protein MSKAYIFDMDGVLCDSEPFIAEAAVRMFKETHEVDVPEEDFLPFVGSGEDRYIGGVAEKHGIILNLERDKAETYRLYGECVKGKLQALPGVKVFIESARAEGILLAVATSADEVKLKTNLHEMDLDEKLFDALVNGLEIEHKKPAPDIFLEAARRLGVDPADATVFEDAVNGVQAAKAAGAHCVGITSSFTADELLSAGADETRNGFE, encoded by the coding sequence ATGAGTAAAGCATATATTTTTGATATGGACGGAGTGCTGTGCGACTCCGAGCCGTTTATTGCCGAGGCCGCTGTTCGCATGTTTAAGGAAACCCATGAAGTAGATGTTCCGGAGGAGGATTTTCTGCCTTTTGTCGGATCCGGCGAAGATCGTTATATCGGCGGTGTGGCCGAAAAACACGGCATCATCCTGAACCTTGAACGCGACAAAGCCGAGACCTATCGCCTGTACGGCGAGTGTGTGAAGGGAAAGCTCCAGGCTTTGCCGGGAGTAAAGGTGTTTATTGAAAGTGCCCGGGCTGAGGGAATTCTGCTGGCGGTGGCCACCAGTGCCGACGAAGTGAAGCTCAAAACCAACCTGCATGAGATGGACCTCGACGAGAAGCTGTTCGATGCGCTGGTCAATGGGCTGGAGATTGAGCACAAGAAGCCGGCCCCGGACATTTTCCTCGAAGCAGCCCGGCGGCTTGGCGTTGATCCGGCGGATGCAACGGTCTTTGAAGATGCGGTTAACGGCGTGCAGGCCGCCAAAGCCGCCGGCGCACACTGTGTCGGAATCACATCCTCCTTTACGGCCGACGAACTGCTGTCCGCCGGCGCAGACGAAACCCGCAACGGGTTTGAATAA